The genomic stretch aagggtgtgataataacttcaataggaaggatgtattaatattatatgatattacgtcattattttttgtttatgttttgtgcgaaagcaaaaggattagatcattagatgtaaataaaaagagagtttccattggattgaggaaagatgaataaaggggtaataactcgagtgtgaagtttaattctgaaattatagacgccaaacccgaataatggacaattttagcattgttaagaataacttttagttatactcgattctgtaaattttgcttcaaggttaattagtgtagccatataaaactcgccatttagatctattattagtaaaggtaacaagatacctggaattcgctgtatgtttgtttgtaaaatgttttacatgtttcggatgttccttcagagttgaagataatttacttcctagtccaaacctcccgcaggacgacgggggatgggagcgggcaggatttgaaccctcgaccatcgataaatctgaacgacagtccagcgagcaaaccttacgaccaggcagccatcagccatatcatgcagttttattcgtggcaacaaagtttaaaatagaaaatcaatatcatttttaaaaactgatctctgcggcaaaaatatttttaaaatatctaggtttagtctttgtgataaatttaatccataaatgttgataaaaaaaagacacccgttgacactaattgtcaatcaaatatattaatttatgtatttacaaataaatttcggacacccatttgggggccccccctaggtgggggcccggggggattttaaaattctcccccccccatcccccccccccttagttacgccactgacaCATAGTATGGAGTTACAATGAACAGTAGTGATAATTATATTAACAGTATTTCGTtctcactcacaaaggccgcgagatacacttttgagaccaaaagaaaatctaaatcgaccacctgcggacaatggttatactggccttggtgtggcaaaatatgtaggtcacagctggggctgcgcaaccacgagaaatactgcattcctcactaatattcggactcgaagacaggccttattattattattattatttcgttaTAATTAATGTTTTCTTATACCAAGATCTTTACTAAGACCTACGTCTATGATAACCATCTCCTATGATGGGCTAGTCTAATGAATACAAGATGACGTGAAAGCCCAAACAAGCTGACGGAGGAGACTCATGCCCCGTGAATGTGATGTTAACACAGTGAATCAATAGTATGATGTTGACACTGTGACGCAATACTTTGTATCCAGGCGCTGACCTCAGTACTAAGCCAAGCCGATAACTTTGTGTGTATTACTAAACAGAAATGTAGTTCACAGGCTGATATAATTTGCTCGATATCTCTTTCCAGAGGTTTCGcaattatctagttcaatatcattttgtatcatgaatcattcatttcatcctcattatcatcttcaattatctagttcaatatcattttgtatcatgaaGCATTCATTTCATCACtatcatcttcaattatctagttcaatatcattttgtatcatgaatcattcatttcatcctcactatcatcttcaattatctagttcaatatcattttgtatcatgaatcattcatttcatcctcactatcatcttcaattatttagtttaatatcattttgtatcatgaatcattcatttcatcctcactatcatcttcaattatctagttcaatatcattttgtatcattcatttaattcattttattcattgtttTCAGGCGtgctttcagaaatgaagattcatCTAgtttagcccaaacctcctgtaCGATGACAGGGGAGAGCTGCGGTCACAGATCGAAAACGGGATCTTCAAGATAACAGTCTAGAGCGCCTACCACAAGACTAGGCAGCAATGTTTGGCTACAATGGCGTAGCTTAAGTGGTAGGGGTGGAAGGGTACATTTGAAAAGTGCTAACTCCTGCTTGTTTCTTTATCCAAACATAATGATTTGATTGATAAATGTTCAACTTGTtcaacttatcttataaattactgacgttccttcaaaaggaaatataatatataataatatagttacgtcctacacgtATTCATGTGTTAAACTATCATTTAGTCACGTGTGATAATTAGAGACTAAAATGACGCTAAGTCTTTGGTTGTCCTGTCTGAGATATGTTCCAACGGCCGTATgcacaagaaaaaataaagacagATCTATGGAGATGTTcacaataaactaaacaatggcAAGCACGCGCAATGAAACGTCAGTGTCGCCAACTATAGTATTGGGCTGTAATAGTCATAATATTTCAATGGCTTCCAATGATCGTTGTATTTAGATCTCCTTCCTTaccgctagttagttgcccgtttgttgttgtttgttttttggggGGAGTTTATAGTAAACGTTATTACTTCCTTTATTTTCACATTATTTGTATGCTATCAACGGAAGAACTTCTACAATTTGATTCTGCCATGCTAAACATGCACGAACGGTTGCTTTTTTCCCgccaattttaaatgttcagttCACCATTGCAAACTTGGGactctatttttttctaaattatttttaactgaTCCAAGTTTGATAGTTAATTCAAAACAGAACTataaggaaatgagaaggctgacaaactggccaagagtgggagaacaaacaattaaacattgcactctatccagaagaaatgaagaaactaatagtaaataaaataaatggacaagctctcatccaaatcacaagaaagatgacgccttttataagctatctcgacaagatcaatgtctagtctttcgactcaggaccggacacaacagaatgagacaacatatgttccggaaggtCAAAagtggaaccagtgaaatctgcccatgtggagtgtcaccagataATGCTGACCATGCccttcaaaactgctctctttaccaagaggcccgtataaaaCACTGACCCCagaacaccccaatagaaagaaaactctctgatttggaaaccactgcacagttcatctcatgtatttgtctagtcatctgaacgttccAACATAACagtgagaacgaggaagaagaagaagaaaaacagaTGAGTTGAACTGGTGGTTTAACGAAACAAGGCCCACTTGTTGTTTTCTGCTGTTATCTAGAATTGCTCAATACAGTTGACGCACTAAACatttccatatttaattagaGATAGGAATACCCAGGTATGACCAATCATTTATAAACTATAAAATTGACTTGAGATAGTGTGAAATCTGTATAGATCATATTAGAAAATTGATAAATTTACaaacattgtttttaatttatggGGTTTAAgatttaagtttctataatgcTGTTTCCTTAtcagatatatttttttgtaattctaGCAATTCCTATTGCAGGTTTGTTTGTAACTCTACGCAttcatttttatgaattttttttgtaacaatttttttttgcctattGTCAAGACTTTTGTAGTGATGAATCCTAATATTAATGTATTATACTTAGTCTAGTTAATGTTAATGTATTATACTTAGTGCAGTTAATATTAATGTATTATACTTAGTCCAGTTAATATTAATGTATTATACTTAGTGCAGTTAATGTatttcaaatttagtttttattcaAATATGTTGTATCTTATTGTGTTTTTATTGTGATTAATTTTGGATTGTAGATATAAGTTCTACGGGTATTTATTCCCGAGTTCAATCTGACAGCCTTTTACACAAACACAGTCGCACATACGAATCATACCTACGGGGGATGATGATatagaaaaataattcattttaatACTATGAAAATATTTACATACGCTAATATACTAAATAATGAATCAGATGTTAATAAGCATGAAAAATTTAGGCAGTACATTTCAAATAATCAGTTTTAATTGTGTGAATCATAAATGGgtgtaaaattattataaaatgtaaagacaAAAATGCCTCTTGTTTACAAATCTTATTACCAAACGTGAATACTGTTCAATGTTGGTCCTGTGCTTCACCAAACGTGAATACTGTTCAATGTTGGTCCTGTGCTTCACCAAACGTGAATACTGTTCAATGTTGGTCCTGTGCTTCACCAAACGTGAATACTGTTCAATGTTGGTCCTGTGCTTCACAAAACGTGAATACTGTTCAATGTTGGTCCTGTGCTTCACCAAACGTGAATACTGTTCAGTGTTGGTCCTGTGCTTCACCAAACGTGAATACTGTTCGATGTTGGTCCTGTACAACCTTTtcggaagttgtttttttttttaagttgctcgAGTCTGAATTTGAGATCGAGCCTCCACAATGAAGGTCGAAGTTTTTGCCAACTAGCTATTTAAGTAATTATACAAATAGAAAGTTTAatagtttaatattatttttaggtTTTTAGCGAATGGCCTAATTCTCTACGCAAGGCttatcttgttgtttttttctacacacgtaaaacaaaataaataaactacgcGACAAAtcgattaattaattggttaatttttttttattaattcgtgTTTTATCATTTACAATGAATagttgttcaaagtttcaacctgatccaagaatgggaattGGAGAAATATAGTGTATTAGTACTGTATTGCTGCTTTTGAATAGTAAGCCAACGAGAAATATGCCTACTAACAtcctacaaaaataaatgtcatgaTTATCACTATAAATCATTGACAAGATGGTGTATCTTTATGAATCAGATTATGTGTCCAAGCCAAATGTCGATGTATTAATTTCGCTTCGCGGTTACGACGACCCATGTAGGCAGATTCTGATAACGCTGAGCATCCTGCCATTATGTATTCAATTGATTCACCCGTGTTTCAGCACTTTCGGCTTTTGCCAACACCATCGAGTTTAGGACACGCTTTTCGTATGTTTTAGTCTTAATAACTCggtcctgtattgctgtgacGCCTTCTGGTTCAGGGTAGAGATAATTTGCTTTAaacccttattattattattattattattattattatttccaaaCTTGTGAACTAACGTTTAGTTTTCCCACTACATGACTTGGTCTAAGGGCCCTAATTTTTGAGCCTATAGAGTTCCCTTACTgattctatatttctatgtaaCCTGTAAGATAGATGTTTTGCTATGGTTTTTGTTTCAGGGGAGGCGCCGAATTTTTCCTGCACTGGTCTTCAATACTTTAAATACAGTCTTTTTAGTGACATCTATAGATGCAACTTCTATTTGTGCATAAGATGTGAATCCAATGTAACGCTCCCTAATGTCCAAGCAACGCTGTCTATTAAAGAGAATGTAGGTATCTTACAATAttagtcaaaataaaatttgaagaGGTAATGGAATACAAAATTGACTCTCATATATATGGATGAAGTGTCTTTGCATCTTTCAAGTTGTCGTTATTGCATGTTACAAAATGTCAAAACATGTTACAAGCGTAGGTAATACTCTTctagctatttttaaaaatataatcccTTTAAGTTTACTCAATTCTAATTCTATTCGGATTCTCTTAAAATGAATATATCAATTATCAATTTTATGTGATCCATTACATCTCACTAATAACATGCCCATGTTTCAGGGAACAGATGTCAAGAACATGTGGAACTACAAACAGGGAATAGTAGACGTTGGAACACACTTCACGTTTGCTTTCCTCAAGGATTATCTCTTTCATGGCCCCACCCAGTTTCAGATTGACATCAATGGAACGGACAAGAATAACACTGTCATTGAAGAGACCATACCATGGACCGAGCCAGAAGTTTATTGTAAGATATAGAGCAGTGCTTCATAATTCCACCAGCTTCATTTTAAActgctaaatattttatttcaactttCTGGTTGGCTGATAAAAACACATTACTTCAAAACTGGCTGAGTGATAAAATACTTCGCTGTTGAACTAAGGATCACGATTTCGGATCCTGGATGAAATAGTTTTGGTATTTTCGGATGTCATTGATCTTGGTTAGAATGTCAAGAAGCTTAAGTATTGCTCAACGTCGAATCTTACTTGTGAGATGTAGCTATAAATTGTGTTAAAAAATTCACAAATGTAGACCTATAGGCCTACGCTAAATCCATTCTCAAAGTTATTCTTTGAATTGAATGAAGCTTGTTGAATATTGTTGATCATGATCGACgataatatataattttgatCAAAGCCGTTCAAATTCAAGGCACACATTATCTGCAATAGCTCTGAATGTCTAAGTTTATTTTGTCCTTCTCTTTGTTTCATAGCTACAACATTCAAATCAAATATAGCACCTCGACTAGAAGCTTATATAAAGATGTAGTTTCTACAGTCATTTCGCCAAAAATTGTCAGTACACAAGTCGCGTTGACTATCCTTACCTCTTTTTCACCTGATTTGACCCTATTAAATTAACTGAATTTTTAGGTTCATAAACTTGAATTCGCGTTTTGTAAAAAGGGCATTCATTTATCTCTACCAATTTAAACATTGcctgattaaaagaaaaacgttaTTGAATTTTAACCCTAACAGGCTAGTGAAATACAATtgggaaaaaataataattcattctGAACAcggaaataattacggagagatagagttaaagCAATGTTCATTTTAAAGTTTCTCCTTATGATAATTGTTTGTTAAGCTCACTACTACCAGTCCGCTCCAGTCTCCATCTTAGTTCACCAGTAGTTGATAAgattatagtttgtttgtttttttgtaatacaAGATATGCAATGCTTTCAATGATTTCagcttaattttattcttttttattacgAATGACACGATGCACATAAGAAATTAAGTAGTTTTAAATGATAAGTGGAATTTGTGAAACTTTATAATACACTTATGAATTTATTattatgtgagcaggtcaggcaggcgcgagtagGAGATACCTAttatctgctgctcaacattttaatttaccaacagtaggccgatgtttgcgctactgggtgggctcaatctgtgcacatcggtatggtgaccaaggggctagagtcgcctaagtaaccagacatactatactaacttaactaaatgaaaacaagataacaaactttagtttacgataaataaaacaaaaagaaactttatttatatacaaaaataaatcaataataaaatataatatatacactagcttgactaatcactactactgaacccatcaactaactaaaaccctctaaatctacaccactacaaacactaacaaactaaccaaaccaactatctaactaaatcactacaactactaccctagacttagatcgacaaacaaactacaataaactagtctagatatacaatatcctactactacaaccaacccGTAACTacaactaaaacaagaacatcttAGCCTTAGTACACTTACTATTAGTATacactaagaacagaaacagactataacatataactaagtttactaactaagccactaaggctacactacaaaaacaaaataatactagcttccctagaattagatctagaatagatctacagaaacaacaacaaaactatcaataataataacagaaacaaaataacactagattccctagaattagaatagatctacaacagcagttataagcagcagctatttcagcagagtaattgcagcagctaaaagcagtagTAATAGcaaacttacaggccgtcccaggtacagaataataaaataattagacaacagaccacaaagatcttcagctgtcacacagacagatatggtactgaccactggtcaaatgtacactcaactgttttaagacagcatgtagtacatcccttttatactatcccgcactaacctatatagatatgcggaagtacaattataaaatctgacactaacctataaaaataaaaatatataaaaatagctctaacttatacaacaaaaatacatttaaaaaatagctaaaattgcatataaaactagctctgggagcgcaagctcacaatTATAATACACTAATGAgtttattatctttttattgCAGTCAGGTCAACTTATCTAAACTTCACAATAAACGGCAGCAACGATACTGTCATAGTAAACAGGGGAGACAACGTCACATTTCTGTGCTCAGCAGACGGCTACCCACTACCTCTTGTCGGACTGAATTCATTGCAGATGTCTCCTGCTCATCTATTTAATGAGGAAGTCATTGATCCCGGTGTCCCTATAACTATTCCTGTTGATAACTTCAATCTGTATGGCAATTACTCATGCTatatcaataataattataataatatacgGAAGGAAATACTGTTGTTGGTAAAAAGTAAGTAGATCTAATACTGAATTTAAGCTGCTACTTTTGATAGATCATCACATAAGAAACACCCCACAGACAATCTAAGCTGCTACTTTTGATAGATCATCACATAAGAAACACCCCAcagacaataataaataaataaataattgttttgttcacAGATCGAATAAGTAGTTATGAATTTATCAATCAAGAAAACGCGAGCATACAAACAGTCTCCTCCGAGTTGAACAACTCCACGCTGTCAATAAATGTGTACGGGTATCCAGCACCGGCATCCATGAGAGTCTCCTGTAATGACACCAGCCTATGTAACGGGGTCTCTGTACTTTATGAGTCACAGAGCCCAGTTTGGGGAAAGATACACCTTCGATTCTTCAATGACACTTTGGCCAATCAGAACACGAACATCAGTCTAACAGTAGACAATGGCTTTGTGACAATCTTTGAAATCTCTTGTACAGGTAACAGTTTCACAGAGTAGCTCGTTGATTCTGCTCGACCTAGTTTTACACTGCTAATTAGTTTTATTGCATCCTTATGTATGACATGCTAAGGGCTCATTGGTTTAATCATTGCTGGTGGACATGTATTGGAGTAGTGTGAGGTTGGGTGGGAGGGGGGGCGTGCAGCCTgtagtctgtccgtctgtctggcaaaaaaaatgtacacgttatttctcccacaccaaatctcggatcaagctgaaattttacacaattatttattttacctgccaacacaagaatcaattttaaaaaaataatttataagttaattgactattgcactattggtaattaattattttgtttgttatttcgaATAAGGAAAAGAAATGTTACTTTTCTAATAAGgtgttataagttgaattagtcccctttattgtttCTACAAAAAGATGTTTGTAAATAACAGTAGAATCTATTTTAATAAGCAGCTCCTTGGCACAGTGGTTACTGTATTGGCTTGTGGATGCTAAAGATGCTTTAGCTCTCGAGTTTGAATTTAGGTTGCtcacttaataaaaaaaacatttaaaaagcgatcacttaAATACCAATTTCTTTCTCCCACTACCctttctcaactggtccagataactgATAGAATCTTatagtattgagaaagctaaaagcataaaattgtgctaaacaaaaataattgggtaaaaatatttctaatcgcacagagttattattgttattctatatctattacaaatttaattatatgactgatccaaactaatagatacaattacaattagcctgatatgagctttgtttttgttttttaatgtatttttaatttattttgcttgtttcataaAAATTTATAAGCAAACCTAAATTACTAGTATCGTACTATTTATTTCACACAGCATCTCTatcacattctctctctctctctctctctctctctctctcactctctctctctttccatctctccgAATTATTAGTTTCATTAATAAGTTAATATTGCACTAAACTTTGACGTATGCATTGAtgtgtattaaatttaaatacttCTAAGTATAGCATATATTGTTCTGTTTTTATAACTCTCTtacagtggtgtagctaggaatttaCCATCATTTGCGGGCCCGGTGGGCTTGACCTCACTGGGGGTCCCTGCGTTTTGACATCATGGCATGAGATaatggcttaatatttaattgtttagaaaattcgaacactcatttgggggcccccctcaagtgggggcccagggggattttcaaattctcccccccccctaaataCGCTATTGCTCTCTTTCCatcatatctaaaaaaaaaaaattgttgcataattttatcgattttttttctgtctctttcagacTGTAATAATAGGCCAATTAATGGAGGCCACCCACTTAGAGATTCAAGCCTTAATGTTCTGTTAGGAATCTTTTAcctgttttttatttccagtttATGTTTTTGATTACTAGAACTAATTTTTATAATGGACTTAGTGTCTTGGTTAAAACTTAATCTTAATTGTAATTCCCTTTACTTACTAATGTTGTTTGGTGGAGTTTgagaagttttttaaaaatttattcgcGAATTTAAACTACGCGAATTATAGTGTAGCTGGcacttttatattttgttaattataaaaatagttttgtttgtttgtttgtttttatattttttaatggagTTAAACTTCATGATTCTTTTGACTGAtgtcaaattgaaattttgaaaaaaaaaagtaaatactaaTGCACTGACATTGCTTACACATAAACtcttacaagaaaaaaaaatacattgaaataaaatcaattaataCTTTTCAATATTTAGAGTTCTTGTTTGtacttaaacaaaatatttaaaaaatattaatgactttaaaaaatcagggaatttaatttaaattggcTAAGTTGAAagcgtcataaaaaaaaagtgaagcgccagtataaaacaaaatagaatcaAGCAACACAGGGAGTCGCTGAAATCTCACAGCTTCAGTTCCAATGTTATAGACTTTAACTCCAGCTGAATCATAAATgctatcatgtttagtgtgaaagacctgaattcgaTTTGAGATTTTCAAAGCAAGACCGCATTTAAGAAAGTGGAGTCCTTTGCAGTATTTGTGTGTGGCACCTTCTCTTTCTTTGAAAACCTTAATGGAAAAGAACTTAATTAATGCTTTAGTAATGGTAcgacctaatttttttttgtaatgtccattaattttttatatttagtatgaacattttttaaatttcgtttGTGAAGAGCTGGGGGCCCCTTTGAAGGTAAGGACCTTAGTGACTAGCTGAATTGTCGTATATGAGCCCTGCctccaaagtaaaaaaaaaacatttactcatttttttttcagatcaaaTCTTAGGCTCTAAATCTGCACATTGTATTTCTTTCCATCCTACTGGTCCAACTACTCTCATAGTGTTTTagattttaaagtattttttgtaccttacctatcccttagctTTAGAGAGGcctacgtttaaaaaaaaaaagttttgttctcAACTTCAACCGAGCTCAGTCAGTACGTTCTCATCTTTCAAGGTAACAATTAATAACTCTAAGTCAAGGTCATTTAAAGGTAACACAGCTCTGATTAAATGATTAATAACTCTAAGTCAAGGTCATTTGAAGATAACACAGCTCTGATTAAATGATTGATAACT from Biomphalaria glabrata chromosome 9, xgBioGlab47.1, whole genome shotgun sequence encodes the following:
- the LOC106060010 gene encoding uncharacterized protein LOC106060010, whose translation is MLFPYQIYFFVILAIPIAGEAPNFSCTGLQYFKYSLFSDIYRCNFYLCIRCESNVTLPNVQATLSIKENGTDVKNMWNYKQGIVDVGTHFTFAFLKDYLFHGPTQFQIDINGTDKNNTVIEETIPWTEPEVYFRSTYLNFTINGSNDTVIVNRGDNVTFLCSADGYPLPLVGLNSLQMSPAHLFNEEVIDPGVPITIPVDNFNLYGNYSCYINNNYNNIRKEILLLVKNRISSYEFINQENASIQTVSSELNNSTLSINVYGYPAPASMRVSCNDTSLCNGVSVLYESQSPVWGKIHLRFFNDTLANQNTNISLTVDNGFVTIFEISCTDCNNRPINGGHPLRDSSLNVLLGIFYLFFISSLCF